The following are encoded together in the Sinorhizobium terangae genome:
- a CDS encoding inositol-3-phosphate synthase — translation MRSKSIRVGLVGIGNCASSLVQGVTFYRGAREDEPVPGLMHVSLGGYHVHDIEVSAAFDVAAAKVGRDVAEAIYAPPNNTFRFADVAATGIVVQRGRTLDGIGRYLREEIAESDAPEADVAEILRQTETDVLVSYLPVGSEVATRWYAEQALAAGCGFINCIPVFIASDKSWQRKFAERGLPLIGDDIKSQVGATIVHRLLANLFRDRGVRIDRTYQLNFGGNTDFLNMLERERLESKKISKTQSVVSQMDVQLAANDIHVGPSDHVPWLADRKFAYIRVEGTTFGNVPLNVELKLEVWDSPNSAGVVIDAIRCAKLAIDRDIRGPLIAPSSYFMKSPPQQFTDAEARRRLEEFIDGDSDALLGAAE, via the coding sequence ATGCGATCGAAATCAATTCGGGTCGGGCTGGTGGGGATCGGGAACTGCGCGTCCTCCCTCGTTCAAGGGGTGACGTTTTATCGTGGAGCGAGGGAAGATGAGCCGGTTCCAGGACTGATGCATGTCAGTCTTGGCGGCTACCACGTCCATGACATCGAAGTTTCCGCTGCTTTCGATGTTGCCGCCGCAAAGGTCGGACGTGACGTGGCAGAAGCCATCTACGCTCCTCCAAACAACACTTTTCGCTTCGCCGATGTCGCCGCCACCGGCATCGTTGTCCAACGCGGCAGAACACTCGACGGCATCGGGAGGTATCTGCGCGAAGAAATCGCGGAATCCGACGCGCCGGAGGCTGATGTCGCGGAGATTTTGCGGCAGACGGAAACGGACGTCCTGGTCTCCTATCTCCCGGTCGGCTCGGAAGTTGCGACCCGCTGGTACGCGGAGCAGGCGCTCGCAGCCGGCTGCGGTTTTATCAACTGCATTCCCGTCTTCATCGCCTCAGACAAGTCGTGGCAGCGCAAATTCGCCGAGCGCGGCCTGCCGCTCATTGGCGACGACATAAAGAGCCAGGTCGGGGCAACCATCGTGCACCGGCTGCTCGCTAATCTCTTTCGCGACCGGGGAGTGCGCATCGACCGGACCTATCAGCTGAATTTTGGCGGCAATACCGACTTTCTCAACATGCTGGAGCGCGAACGATTGGAATCGAAGAAGATTTCGAAGACGCAATCGGTCGTCAGCCAGATGGACGTTCAATTGGCCGCCAACGACATTCATGTAGGTCCCAGCGATCACGTGCCTTGGCTTGCCGACCGCAAGTTCGCCTACATCCGCGTCGAAGGCACGACATTCGGCAACGTCCCCCTTAACGTCGAACTGAAGCTCGAAGTGTGGGACTCACCCAATTCGGCTGGCGTGGTCATCGATGCTATCCGCTGCGCGAAACTGGCCATCGACCGCGACATCAGAGGTCCGTTGATTGCGCCGTCGAGCTACTTCATGAAGTCTCCGCCACAGCAATTCACCGATGCCGAGGCGCGCAGGCGGCTGGAGGAGTTCATCGACGGAGATAGCGACGCACTCCTGGGGGCGGCAGAGTGA
- a CDS encoding histidine phosphatase family protein, translated as MTTTFLLVRHAAHDSVGSFLAGRSADVPLGSAGREQATRLAARLAREDITAIYASPRKRTQETAAAIAAVSGLGEINTVDALDEVDFGTWSGKTFEVLNTDPLWRQWNHTRSLVRAPDGETMLDVQQRIMALVETLCPQSGGGKVVFVSHADVIKALICQVLGLSTDAWARFDIAPASISAVSAGGWGAKVLQLNETQDTAR; from the coding sequence GTGACGACCACGTTTCTGCTGGTGCGGCACGCCGCGCACGATAGTGTTGGCAGCTTTCTCGCCGGACGATCCGCGGACGTTCCGCTCGGCAGCGCCGGCCGCGAACAGGCCACGCGCCTGGCAGCGCGTCTCGCGCGCGAGGACATCACCGCGATCTATGCCAGCCCCCGCAAACGCACGCAGGAAACGGCAGCGGCTATCGCTGCCGTTTCGGGGCTCGGCGAGATTAACACAGTCGATGCGCTGGACGAGGTGGACTTCGGCACTTGGTCAGGCAAGACCTTCGAAGTCCTCAACACAGACCCGCTCTGGCGCCAATGGAATCACACAAGGAGCCTGGTGCGCGCCCCTGACGGCGAGACGATGCTGGACGTCCAGCAACGGATCATGGCGCTTGTCGAAACGCTGTGTCCGCAGAGTGGCGGCGGGAAGGTTGTATTCGTGAGCCACGCCGACGTCATCAAGGCCCTGATCTGCCAAGTGCTCGGCCTATCGACTGACGCCTGGGCGCGCTTCGATATCGCACCTGCCTCCATCTCCGCCGTGTCGGCAGGTGGCTGGGGCGCGAAGGTCCTGCAACTGAACGAAACCCAGGACACGGCACGATGA
- a CDS encoding beta-xylosidase, producing MIEAAMIWNEPNNKSHWDPEIDPDWSRFANMAKLAADAIRDINPGLRRVLGGISPIDPDFMALMKSYGVLDHIDAVAVHGFPLDWNLWQIGEWPLRLEEIRAVTDLPMWISEVGVSTFGAEEVQLWGLRKTAELLKGKVERIQWYSLYDLPRAWGATTRHKEAEGSSYYRHFYMGLLREDGAPKLAVDEFARHTPEIGLVQWFHFEDPRLDDAVSWMKRLGVTHLRTGLSWADRFQPSALAWFDRQMAALEEFEVTVTFCFTPEHRGIAPHHTSAPIVPEEFADFCAEMTARYAPGPSSLEGLPESVVSGQMRETSFPIQPRE from the coding sequence ATGATAGAAGCGGCCATGATCTGGAACGAGCCGAACAACAAGTCGCATTGGGATCCGGAGATTGACCCGGACTGGAGTCGTTTTGCAAATATGGCGAAGCTGGCCGCGGATGCGATCCGAGATATCAATCCCGGCCTCAGGCGGGTGCTTGGCGGAATTTCGCCGATCGATCCAGATTTCATGGCTTTAATGAAATCCTATGGCGTCCTCGACCACATCGATGCCGTGGCGGTGCATGGCTTTCCGCTTGACTGGAACCTTTGGCAAATCGGGGAATGGCCACTGAGGCTCGAGGAAATACGCGCCGTGACCGATCTGCCGATGTGGATCAGTGAGGTTGGTGTTTCGACCTTCGGCGCCGAGGAAGTGCAGCTTTGGGGACTACGGAAAACGGCTGAGTTGCTCAAAGGCAAAGTCGAGCGGATCCAGTGGTACAGCCTCTACGACCTGCCGCGCGCTTGGGGCGCGACCACGCGACATAAGGAAGCCGAGGGCTCGTCCTATTACCGGCATTTCTATATGGGTCTCCTGCGTGAGGATGGCGCACCAAAACTGGCAGTTGACGAGTTTGCCCGCCACACGCCTGAGATCGGACTCGTGCAATGGTTCCATTTCGAGGATCCCCGGCTTGACGACGCCGTTTCATGGATGAAGCGCCTCGGCGTCACGCACCTGCGCACCGGCCTGTCCTGGGCCGACCGCTTCCAGCCTAGTGCGTTGGCCTGGTTCGATCGACAAATGGCGGCTCTTGAAGAGTTCGAGGTCACAGTCACGTTCTGCTTCACCCCCGAGCACCGGGGCATCGCGCCGCACCATACGAGCGCGCCGATCGTGCCGGAGGAATTTGCCGATTTCTGCGCGGAGATGACGGCGCGCTATGCGCCCGGTCCTTCATCGCTCGAAGGCTTGCCGGAGTCGGTCGTGTCCGGGCAGATGCGGGAGACAAGTTTTCCGATCCAGCCCCGCGAATAG
- a CDS encoding Coenzyme F420 hydrogenase/dehydrogenase, beta subunit C-terminal domain: protein MSSTEHQTPPSGTALAPGQMHASGLCIGCGACMAQSDAGPDAMRLDRYGQFRPEASRYPRGFAQLCPFSPDAWNEDDIARERFASARYRDPRIGRFEAAYVGYVRERSFRNVGSSGGMASWTAVALLKENLVDGVAHVVPRCEDAKPLFHYRISRSAEEICAGAKSRYYPVELSEVIDEMRRRPGRYAVVGIPCFIKALHLLCLQDPLLRERVAFTLGLFCGHMKSARFVESIAWQLGERIEAVADIDFRLKDTRRPANWYTAHLVLKDGSTRSRDWWHLADGDWGAGFFQNAACNFCDDVVAETADISFGDAWVEPYASDGRGTNVVVVRSPLLRRLVDRAREEGRLELQEVDSAFVVRTQAAGFRQRREGLAFRLSRPRQGVTPKKRVAPQRAGLDARRVAIYWLRSLVSAQSHRVFRLARILHSPAVYIRWASAMLAFYQGVTYSRGWIGKLVSRICPDTTDSGKPSSDEGPGA, encoded by the coding sequence ATGTCCTCGACTGAACACCAAACGCCACCAAGTGGCACCGCGCTCGCACCGGGACAGATGCACGCATCGGGGCTGTGCATCGGCTGTGGCGCCTGCATGGCGCAATCTGACGCCGGCCCGGATGCGATGCGGCTGGACCGTTATGGGCAGTTCAGACCAGAGGCATCCCGATACCCGCGCGGCTTCGCCCAGCTATGCCCGTTCTCGCCCGATGCCTGGAACGAAGACGATATCGCTCGTGAACGGTTTGCGTCGGCAAGATATCGCGATCCGCGCATTGGTCGCTTCGAAGCCGCCTATGTGGGATATGTCCGTGAACGCAGCTTTCGGAACGTCGGCAGTTCCGGCGGTATGGCAAGCTGGACGGCGGTGGCGCTTCTGAAGGAGAACCTCGTCGACGGTGTCGCGCATGTCGTTCCTCGTTGCGAGGACGCCAAGCCCCTGTTTCACTATCGCATATCCCGTAGTGCAGAGGAGATATGCGCGGGCGCGAAATCGCGCTACTACCCGGTGGAGCTGTCCGAGGTCATCGATGAAATGAGACGCCGTCCCGGTCGCTATGCGGTCGTCGGGATCCCTTGCTTCATCAAAGCGCTGCATCTTCTGTGCTTGCAGGATCCGCTGCTGCGCGAGCGTGTTGCCTTCACGCTCGGGCTCTTCTGCGGACACATGAAGAGCGCTCGCTTCGTCGAGAGCATCGCCTGGCAGCTGGGAGAAAGAATCGAAGCTGTCGCGGATATCGATTTCAGGCTGAAGGACACCCGGAGGCCCGCGAACTGGTACACGGCGCACCTCGTCCTTAAGGACGGGAGCACCCGGAGCAGGGACTGGTGGCATCTGGCTGACGGAGACTGGGGAGCCGGCTTCTTCCAGAACGCCGCATGCAATTTCTGCGACGACGTCGTCGCCGAAACCGCCGACATCTCCTTTGGTGACGCCTGGGTCGAACCCTATGCGTCCGACGGTCGCGGGACGAATGTCGTCGTCGTTCGCTCTCCGCTGCTACGACGTCTCGTCGACCGCGCCCGTGAGGAAGGAAGGCTCGAGTTGCAGGAGGTCGACAGCGCATTCGTGGTCAGAACACAGGCTGCGGGCTTCAGGCAGAGACGCGAAGGTCTCGCCTTCCGGCTGAGCCGGCCTCGCCAGGGCGTCACGCCGAAAAAGCGTGTAGCCCCGCAACGAGCCGGTCTTGATGCCCGGCGGGTGGCGATTTACTGGTTGCGCAGCTTGGTCAGTGCGCAAAGCCACCGCGTGTTTCGACTTGCCAGGATATTGCACTCGCCGGCGGTCTATATCCGCTGGGCCTCGGCGATGCTCGCCTTCTATCAGGGCGTGACCTATTCGCGGGGCTGGATCGGAAAACTTGTCTCCCGCATCTGCCCGGACACGACCGACTCCGGCAAGCCTTCGAGCGATGAAGGACCGGGCGCATAG
- a CDS encoding polysaccharide pyruvyl transferase family protein, translating to MAKLGVLTFHRCINYGSFWQAHCLVQGLRSLGAKPVVLDHRSDRVSRAEWRCALQPLLPARTTRPDRSLYASKIRKFVNAFASFPLSAAFALDEPVALDDCDLVVVGSDEVWNFRHPWYGGVPLFYGEGISAKKIVSYAATFGSHPAANGLESYWADKLRKFHAISVRDENSKTIIERALGREATLVLDPCLQFPETLATWPAVTHRRPYVAVYGHSFPSWFQQGVRRWTASRSLRLVSIGYRNEWADEQWLDGGPYEFAGFIAGADAVATNFFHGCAFALLNAKPFACVLSDYRSNKVRDLARLVGAQRHVVSRTTPSARYDTILGDVPDPAIADRLAELRSQSWNYLIDVLD from the coding sequence TTGGCAAAGCTTGGTGTCCTGACGTTTCACCGCTGCATCAACTACGGGTCGTTTTGGCAGGCACACTGCCTCGTGCAGGGCCTTCGCTCGCTGGGCGCCAAACCTGTCGTCCTCGATCATCGTTCCGACCGCGTCAGCCGTGCCGAGTGGCGTTGCGCACTGCAGCCGCTGCTGCCCGCGAGGACTACCCGACCAGACAGGTCGCTTTACGCCTCCAAGATCAGGAAATTCGTGAACGCTTTCGCCTCATTTCCGCTCAGTGCAGCGTTTGCGCTTGACGAGCCGGTTGCGCTTGACGATTGCGACCTGGTCGTCGTCGGTAGCGACGAAGTCTGGAACTTTCGCCATCCCTGGTACGGCGGGGTCCCGCTCTTCTATGGGGAGGGGATATCCGCAAAGAAGATCGTTTCCTACGCAGCGACGTTCGGAAGTCATCCCGCCGCGAACGGGCTGGAGAGCTACTGGGCAGATAAACTGCGGAAATTTCATGCCATTTCGGTGCGCGACGAGAATTCAAAGACGATCATCGAAAGGGCACTTGGACGCGAGGCGACGCTTGTCCTCGATCCATGCCTGCAATTCCCAGAGACGCTCGCGACTTGGCCAGCCGTTACCCATCGCCGTCCCTACGTTGCCGTTTACGGTCACTCGTTCCCGTCCTGGTTTCAACAGGGGGTTCGCCGCTGGACAGCATCACGCTCGCTTCGTCTCGTCAGCATAGGCTATCGGAACGAATGGGCGGACGAACAGTGGCTCGATGGCGGACCCTACGAGTTCGCTGGTTTTATCGCCGGTGCTGACGCGGTCGCAACCAACTTCTTCCACGGCTGCGCATTCGCGCTTCTCAACGCCAAGCCGTTTGCCTGCGTCCTGTCCGACTACCGTTCCAACAAGGTTCGCGACCTCGCGCGCCTCGTCGGTGCTCAACGACACGTGGTGTCGCGGACGACCCCCTCAGCGCGCTACGACACCATTCTTGGCGACGTGCCGGACCCAGCCATCGCTGACCGACTTGCCGAGCTTCGCAGCCAATCGTGGAACTATCTGATCGATGTCCTCGACTGA
- a CDS encoding catalase produces MAKRNARPANSKSAIIHEQKLTRGNGGELHQIAGDGTAILTTAQGGPVADDQNSLRVGERGPTLIEDFHFREKLFHFDHERIPERVVHARGYGAHGYFETYESLSAITRADVFQRAGEQTPAFVRFSTVAGSKGSFDLARDVRGFAVKIYTKEGNWDIVGNNIPVFFIQDAIKFPDVIHSVKPEPDRGFPQAQSAHDNFWDFISLTPESMHMIMWVMSDRAIPRSFRFMEGFGVHTFRFVNAKDESTFVKFHWKPKLGLQSVAWNEAVKINGADPDFHRHDLWEAIQGGNFPEWELQVQLFDQDFADAFDFDVLDPTKIIPEEVLPPKAVGRLVLDRMPDNFFAETEQVAFMTQNVPPGIDFSNDPLLQGRNFSYLDTQLKRLGSPNFTHIPINAPKCPFHHFQQDGHMAMRNPVGRVNYQPNSWGEGPRESPEDGFRHYASDEQGAKVRLRAESFADHYSQARLFFVSQTPPEQRHIADALTFELSKVQTPAIRERMVSHLLNIDETLGKKVAHALGLKSVPKPADAAIPTRQDLAPSPALSIIERGPKRFEGRKLGVLVTDGTDASILKALTTAITQEGAVFELIAPKVGGITASDGKWIEAHQMIEGGPSVLYDAVALLPSPDVVSELVNVAAARDFVADAFAHCKYIGYVEAAVPLLARVGITDALDEGTVSLGDGKSAEAFVKTLGSLRVWAREPSVKLK; encoded by the coding sequence ATGGCCAAGAGAAATGCGCGCCCGGCAAACTCCAAGTCGGCCATAATCCACGAGCAGAAGCTGACGCGTGGCAACGGAGGGGAGCTTCACCAAATTGCCGGGGACGGCACTGCGATACTGACGACAGCGCAGGGAGGCCCGGTTGCGGACGACCAAAACAGCCTGCGCGTGGGCGAGCGGGGTCCGACGCTCATCGAAGATTTTCATTTCCGCGAAAAGCTCTTCCATTTCGATCACGAACGCATTCCCGAGCGCGTCGTGCATGCGAGAGGCTATGGCGCGCATGGCTATTTTGAAACCTATGAATCGCTATCTGCAATTACACGTGCGGATGTCTTCCAACGCGCCGGAGAGCAAACACCCGCCTTCGTGCGATTTTCGACCGTCGCTGGCAGCAAGGGATCTTTCGATCTCGCGCGCGACGTTCGGGGGTTCGCGGTCAAGATCTACACAAAGGAGGGGAACTGGGACATCGTCGGCAACAATATACCGGTCTTCTTCATCCAAGACGCTATCAAGTTCCCCGACGTCATCCATTCCGTAAAGCCGGAGCCGGACAGAGGTTTTCCGCAGGCGCAGTCGGCGCATGATAATTTTTGGGACTTTATCAGCCTCACGCCGGAAAGCATGCACATGATCATGTGGGTCATGTCAGATCGCGCAATCCCACGGTCGTTCCGGTTCATGGAAGGCTTTGGTGTTCACACCTTTCGTTTCGTCAATGCCAAGGACGAATCGACCTTCGTCAAGTTCCACTGGAAACCGAAGCTCGGACTTCAGTCCGTCGCCTGGAACGAAGCCGTGAAGATCAATGGCGCCGATCCCGATTTTCACCGGCACGATCTTTGGGAGGCGATACAGGGCGGCAATTTCCCCGAATGGGAACTGCAGGTCCAGCTTTTCGATCAGGATTTTGCCGACGCCTTCGACTTCGACGTCCTGGACCCCACCAAGATCATTCCGGAAGAGGTCCTGCCGCCGAAGGCGGTGGGAAGACTGGTTCTGGACCGGATGCCGGACAATTTCTTCGCCGAGACCGAGCAGGTCGCCTTCATGACCCAGAATGTGCCGCCGGGCATCGATTTCAGCAATGATCCGCTGTTGCAGGGGCGAAACTTCTCCTATCTCGATACGCAGCTCAAACGGCTTGGCAGTCCCAACTTCACGCACATTCCGATCAATGCGCCGAAATGTCCTTTCCACCACTTCCAGCAGGACGGGCACATGGCGATGCGCAACCCGGTCGGGCGCGTGAACTATCAGCCGAACTCCTGGGGCGAGGGGCCACGCGAGTCGCCCGAGGATGGATTCCGGCATTACGCTTCCGACGAACAGGGCGCCAAGGTTCGGCTTCGCGCCGAGAGCTTTGCCGATCACTACAGCCAGGCCCGCCTGTTCTTCGTCAGCCAGACGCCGCCTGAGCAACGTCACATTGCCGACGCACTCACATTTGAACTGAGCAAGGTCCAGACCCCGGCGATACGAGAACGTATGGTGTCGCATCTCCTCAACATCGACGAAACCCTCGGGAAAAAAGTTGCGCATGCGCTGGGCCTCAAATCGGTTCCGAAGCCGGCGGATGCCGCCATTCCGACGCGCCAGGATCTCGCTCCCTCGCCAGCGCTCAGCATTATCGAGCGCGGGCCAAAACGCTTCGAAGGCCGCAAGCTTGGCGTGTTGGTAACCGACGGGACCGATGCATCGATCTTGAAGGCCCTGACGACGGCGATCACGCAAGAAGGGGCCGTGTTCGAGCTCATCGCCCCGAAGGTCGGAGGCATTACTGCCTCGGATGGCAAATGGATCGAGGCGCACCAAATGATCGAAGGGGGCCCATCGGTCTTGTACGATGCGGTGGCCCTACTGCCTTCGCCTGACGTTGTCTCGGAACTGGTTAACGTTGCAGCGGCGCGGGATTTCGTTGCCGATGCCTTCGCGCATTGCAAGTACATCGGTTATGTCGAGGCAGCCGTGCCTCTGCTCGCGAGAGTCGGCATCACCGACGCTCTCGACGAGGGAACCGTTAGCCTCGGTGATGGCAAGAGCGCCGAGGCCTTTGTCAAAACTCTCGGCAGCTTGCGCGTTTGGGCGAGAGAGCCATCGGTCAAGCTCAAGTAG
- a CDS encoding cytochrome c oxidase subunit II, protein MWSEDAAGKLILWGGPVFSSTVLFGLLTYTFWLMPGLRPSIGSALRIEITGTQFWWRVVYHKSPGPPAISANEVRLPVGERVEFVLRSDDVIHSFWIPSLGGKMDMIPGRTNTLPLLANRAGTYGGACTEFCGTSHALMAFSAVAMMPDDFERWLATQSSPAATAPAPGQDLFMRHGCGSCHRIDGTEARGLVGPDLSHLGGRETVGAGILPNTEETIARFITEPEVLKPGTGMPSFAMLPPEEIRAIARYLKELR, encoded by the coding sequence ATGTGGAGCGAAGATGCGGCTGGAAAGCTCATCCTGTGGGGAGGACCGGTGTTTTCCTCGACGGTGCTGTTCGGGCTGCTGACTTACACGTTCTGGTTGATGCCGGGCTTACGCCCTTCAATTGGCAGCGCCTTGCGCATCGAAATAACCGGTACTCAGTTCTGGTGGCGTGTCGTTTATCACAAGTCGCCGGGGCCGCCGGCCATCTCGGCCAACGAGGTCAGGCTGCCGGTGGGCGAGCGCGTCGAATTCGTCCTGCGCAGCGACGACGTCATCCACTCGTTCTGGATACCGTCCCTCGGCGGCAAGATGGACATGATACCAGGGCGCACGAATACACTCCCCCTCCTCGCGAACAGGGCAGGTACCTATGGGGGCGCGTGTACGGAGTTTTGCGGCACGTCGCATGCGCTGATGGCCTTTTCAGCCGTGGCGATGATGCCGGACGACTTCGAACGTTGGCTGGCCACCCAGTCAAGCCCCGCCGCGACTGCGCCAGCCCCCGGCCAGGATCTTTTCATGAGACATGGTTGCGGAAGCTGCCATCGCATCGACGGAACGGAAGCGCGCGGACTGGTGGGACCGGATCTGTCTCATCTTGGCGGAAGGGAGACCGTTGGCGCCGGAATCCTCCCCAATACCGAGGAGACGATTGCTCGCTTCATCACCGAGCCGGAGGTCCTCAAGCCGGGAACCGGAATGCCGTCTTTTGCGATGTTGCCACCAGAAGAGATCCGAGCCATCGCCCGGTATCTGAAGGAGCTCAGATGA
- a CDS encoding cbb3-type cytochrome c oxidase subunit I, with translation MSARPDTHSRQTLKAQEERLRAVWANPSGWRYWTSVNNFQVGLWYTSAAFAFMLFGGVLALLVRLQLATPENGLLSADFYNQAFTLHGTVMMFLFAVPIFEAAAIFLLPPMLGARELPFPRLGAFGFWSFLIGGVFVCGSIFFNAAPSSGWFMYPPLATDPKLSGIGADIWLLGLSFIEIASIAAAVELIVGIMKCRAPGMRINLMPLFAWYLLIVAGMILFAFPPLIAGDILFEMQRMFDWPFFDAERGGDPLLWQHLFWIFGHPEVYIIFLPAIALMAMIVPTFSQRPIVGYSWIVLAAVGTGFLSFGLWVHHMFTTGLPQISLAFFSAASEAVAIPTGVQIFVFVATMLAGRVIFSVPMLFGAGGIAIFVIGGFTGVMVALAPFDWQAHDTYFVVAHLHYVLIGGMLFPVTAGIYYYYPLIDAKHLSEILGRTAFWLMFSGFNIAFFPMHLTGLRGMPRRVFTYQAELGWDWLNLTSTTGAFVFASGVLVVVFDVLRPKHRYRRGELNPWKAGTLEWISEPEENWGVRSIPTITSRYPLWDQKTLMRDISEGRGYLPDAEEGRREGLVTSVLDARPLQVLRVGGTSYLAIISAASLGATFVALTFHWWVASFVAAMAAFTAIIWWLWTGTAEIPEKPAKDVGLGLTLPIYASGPASVGWWAMFITMVGDSTAFASLVFGYFFYWTIHPDFTGSTAGPGVFWPLLALAFFALAWALIVLARRYNARGYVLIMRLCLTASFALTCIASVAALEGPRTHAMQPTTHVYPAIVWILVIWVLAHAAVGAVMQAYCLARSSAGRLTHRYDADLSNVVLFWHFLVITAAVTFPVIGLFPQAGWR, from the coding sequence ATGAGCGCTCGGCCCGACACACACTCGCGTCAGACCCTCAAGGCACAAGAGGAACGATTGCGTGCCGTTTGGGCCAATCCGAGCGGCTGGCGTTACTGGACTTCGGTCAACAACTTTCAGGTCGGCTTATGGTACACCTCTGCGGCGTTCGCGTTCATGCTCTTCGGCGGCGTTCTGGCACTGTTGGTACGTTTGCAGCTGGCGACGCCGGAGAACGGCCTGCTTTCGGCGGACTTCTATAACCAGGCCTTCACGCTGCATGGAACCGTGATGATGTTCCTCTTCGCCGTGCCGATCTTCGAGGCTGCGGCGATCTTCCTGCTGCCGCCGATGCTGGGCGCCAGAGAACTGCCGTTTCCGCGGCTCGGTGCGTTTGGTTTCTGGAGCTTCCTGATCGGCGGCGTCTTTGTGTGTGGCTCCATTTTTTTTAACGCGGCGCCGTCGTCCGGGTGGTTCATGTATCCGCCGCTCGCCACCGATCCGAAATTATCGGGCATCGGCGCGGATATCTGGTTGCTTGGCCTCTCGTTCATCGAGATCGCATCGATAGCAGCCGCGGTAGAGCTGATCGTCGGCATCATGAAATGCCGCGCGCCAGGCATGCGCATCAATTTAATGCCGCTGTTTGCCTGGTACCTGCTGATCGTCGCGGGAATGATCCTGTTCGCCTTTCCGCCGCTGATTGCCGGAGACATCCTGTTCGAGATGCAGCGAATGTTCGACTGGCCGTTCTTCGATGCAGAGCGCGGAGGCGATCCGCTTCTATGGCAACACCTGTTCTGGATATTCGGTCACCCGGAGGTCTACATCATCTTCCTGCCGGCGATTGCGTTGATGGCCATGATCGTACCTACGTTTTCGCAGCGCCCGATCGTCGGATACTCCTGGATCGTTCTCGCCGCGGTCGGGACCGGCTTTCTGTCCTTCGGCTTGTGGGTCCACCACATGTTTACAACGGGGCTGCCGCAGATCTCGCTGGCCTTTTTCTCGGCGGCATCGGAGGCGGTGGCCATTCCGACGGGTGTGCAGATTTTCGTCTTCGTCGCGACCATGCTCGCCGGCCGAGTCATCTTCTCGGTCCCGATGTTATTCGGCGCCGGCGGAATCGCCATCTTCGTCATCGGCGGCTTCACAGGCGTCATGGTGGCGCTCGCACCATTCGACTGGCAGGCACACGACACATATTTTGTCGTCGCGCATCTCCATTATGTGCTGATCGGCGGCATGCTGTTTCCGGTCACAGCCGGGATCTACTATTACTATCCTCTCATCGACGCGAAGCACCTTTCCGAGATACTCGGACGCACAGCCTTCTGGTTGATGTTTTCCGGCTTCAACATCGCATTCTTTCCAATGCACCTGACAGGCCTGCGCGGCATGCCGCGCAGGGTGTTCACCTATCAAGCCGAACTCGGCTGGGATTGGCTCAATCTAACCTCCACCACAGGCGCCTTCGTCTTTGCCTCCGGCGTGCTGGTTGTCGTCTTCGACGTGCTGCGTCCCAAGCATCGCTATCGTCGCGGCGAGTTGAACCCGTGGAAGGCTGGCACGCTCGAATGGATTTCGGAACCCGAGGAGAACTGGGGCGTACGCTCCATTCCTACGATCACGAGCCGTTATCCGCTGTGGGACCAGAAAACATTGATGCGCGACATCAGCGAAGGCCGCGGCTATCTCCCCGACGCAGAGGAGGGCCGGCGAGAGGGACTGGTCACCTCCGTCCTCGATGCCAGGCCCCTGCAAGTCCTGCGCGTCGGCGGGACGTCCTATCTCGCGATCATCTCGGCTGCGTCGCTCGGTGCAACCTTCGTCGCCCTCACCTTTCATTGGTGGGTCGCTTCCTTTGTGGCTGCGATGGCCGCCTTCACAGCCATCATCTGGTGGCTTTGGACCGGAACGGCCGAGATCCCGGAAAAACCGGCGAAGGACGTCGGCCTGGGGCTCACATTGCCCATTTATGCCTCAGGCCCGGCCTCCGTCGGCTGGTGGGCAATGTTCATCACCATGGTCGGCGACAGCACAGCATTCGCAAGCCTCGTCTTCGGATATTTTTTCTATTGGACGATCCACCCGGATTTCACCGGCAGCACGGCTGGTCCCGGCGTATTCTGGCCGCTGCTTGCGCTGGCATTCTTCGCGCTTGCATGGGCGCTGATTGTTCTGGCGCGACGATATAACGCCAGGGGCTATGTGCTCATCATGCGGCTTTGCCTTACGGCCTCCTTCGCGCTGACCTGCATCGCAAGCGTCGCCGCCCTCGAGGGGCCGCGGACGCACGCGATGCAGCCGACGACGCATGTCTATCCTGCGATTGTCTGGATCCTGGTCATATGGGTCCTCGCTCATGCCGCGGTCGGTGCAGTCATGCAGGCGTATTGCCTGGCGCGCAGTTCGGCAGGCCGGCTGACGCATCGATACGATGCTGATCTCAGCAACGTCGTGCTCTTCTGGCATTTCCTCGTCATCACGGCCGCGGTCACTTTTCCGGTGATTGGGCTCTTTCCGCAAGCAGGGTGGAGATAG